In Streptomyces paludis, the genomic stretch CTTGGACTTGGGCTCGATCGCGACCTCGATCACCGGGGCCGGGAAGTCCATGGACTCCAGGATCACCTGGTTCTTGTCGTCGCACAGCGTCTCACCGGTGGTGGTCTGCTTCAGGCCCATGACGGCGACGATGTCACCGGCGCCCGCCGACTCGATCTCCTCACGCTTGTTCGCGTGCATACGGTAGATCTTGCCGATGCGCTCCTTGCGGCCCTTCACGGAGTTCAGCACCGCGGTGCCGGACTCCAGCAGGCCGGAGTACACCCGGATGAAGGTGAGCTTGCCCAGGTGCGGGTCGCGCATGATCTTGAAGGCCAGCGCGGCCAGCGGCTCGTCGACGGACGGCTTGCGCTTGACGACCAGCTCGGGGTCCTTCACGTCGTGGCCCTCGATGGCCTCGACGTCGAGCGGGGTCGGCAGGTAGCGCACGACCGCGTCGAGCAGGGGCTGGACGCCCTTGTTCTTGAACGCGGTGCCACAGAACACCGGGGTGACCGTGGTGCCGCCGGCCTTGCCGGAGGCGATGGTGATACGACGGATCGCCGCGTAGAGCTGCTCCACGGAGGGCTCGGTGCCCTCCAGGTACAGCTCCATCAACTCGTCGTCGTTCTCCGAGACGGTCTCCAGCAGCGTCGCGCGCCACTCCTCGGCCGCCTCGGTGTGCGTGTCCGGGATGTCGACGACGTCGTACATCTCGCCCTTGGCGGCCTCGGCGGACCAGACAAAGGCTTTCATCGTCACGAGGTCGACGACACCCTTGAAGTCGGCCTCGGCACCGATCGGAAGCTGCATGACGATCGGAACCGCGCCAAGGCGGTCCTTGATCATGTCGACGCAGCGGTGGAACTCCGCGCCGGTCCGGTCGAGCTTGTTGACGAAGCAGATACGGGGCACGCCGTAACGGTCGGCCTGGCGCCATACCGTCTCGGACTGCGGCTCCACACCGGCGACACCGTCGAACACGGTGACGGCACCGTCGAGGACGCGGAGCGAACGCTCCACCTCGACCGTGAAGTCCACGTGACCCGGGGTGTCGATGATGTTGATGGTGTGGTCGACGTCGTCGAGCGGCCAGTGACAGGTCGTCGCGGCAGACGTGATCGTGATGCCGCGCTCCTGCTCCTGCTCCATCCAGTCCATCGTGGCAGCGCCGTCGTGGACCTCACCGATCTTGTAGCTCACACCGGTGTAAAACAGGATGCGCTCGGTGGTCGTCGTCTTGCCCGCGTCGATGTGGGCCATGATCCCGATGTTGCGGACCTTGGCCAGGTCAAGCGAAGTGGTGGCCATAAGGCTCAATCTTCTCTCGGTCTCGATGTGGGTAGCGACTACCAGCGGTAGTGCGCGAAGGCCTTGTTGGACTCGGCCATCTTGTGCGTGTCCTCACGCTTCTTGACCGAGGCGCCGAGACCGTTGGAGGCGTCGAGCAGCTCGTTCATGAGGCGTTCGGTCATGGTCTTCTCGCGACGGGCGCGGGAGTAGCCCACGACCCAGCGCAGCGCGAGGGTGGCGGCGCGACCGGGCTTGACCTCGATCGGCACCTGGTAGGTGGCGCCACCGACACGGCGGGACTTGACCTCAAGCGTGGGCTTGACGTTCTCAAGCGCGCGCTTCAGGGTGATGACCGGGTCGTTACCGGTCTTCTCGCGCAGGCCCTCCATGGCGCCGTACACGATCCGCTCGGCGGTGGAACGCTTGCCGTTGAGCAGAAGCTTGTTGATGAGGGACGTGACAAGAGGAGAACCGTAGACCGGGTCGATGATGACCGGGCGCTTCGGGGCGGGGCCCTTACGAGGCATTCTTACTTCTCCTTCTTGGCGCCGTAGCGGCTGCGGGCCTGCTTGCGGTTCTTGACACCCTGGGTGTCAAGGGAGCCGCGGATGATCTTGTAGCGAACACCCGGCAGGTCCTTCACACGGCCACCACGCACGAGCACGATCGAGTGCTCCTGCAGGTTGTGTCCCTCACCCGGAATGTAGGCCGTAACCTCGATACCAGAGGTCAGACGCACACGTGCGACCTTCCGGAGCGCGGAGTTCGGCTTCTTCGGGGTGGTCGTGAAGACACGCGTGCAGACGCCACGACGCTGGGGCGAACCCTCAAGCGCGGGTGTCTTGTTCTTCTCGACCTTGTCCTGCCGGCCCTTCCGGACCAGCTGCTGGATCGTAGGCACTACTTCTCCGGTTTCTGTGTGCCGTTAGTGAAACTAACCTGGAACACCTCCGACCCACGCGGTCGGGTGTGTCGAATGCTGCATGACCCCGCACGAGGCGGAAGAAGCGCAGATCGCGGTGGCCGGTACTCGGGCTCCCGATGCGGCTGTAGACACGCACAGGAGCCCAGGCACACCCCAGGCACAAGGTCTGAGCGTACCTACCTCATCCACTCCGGTCAAAACAAATGCCGGGCACCCCGACACGCCGAGGCTTCACGGGCCTGTACGGGCCCGTACAAGACCCCGAAACGACCGGAGGGTGGCCACCCCGCCCGGGATGGCCACCCTCCGTTCACTCACGCCTTACTGGTTGTACGGACCGTAGTCGTAGTCCTCCAGCGGGACGGCCTGGCCGGAGCCCGTGCCGAACGGCGAGTAGTCGATGTCGTCGTAGCCGACGGCCGAGTACATCGCGGCCTTGGCCTCCTCGGTCGGCTCCACCCGGATGTTGCGGTAGCGGGACAGACCCGTACCGGCCGGGATGAGCTTACCAATGATGACGTTCTCCTTGAGGCCGATCAGGGAGTCCGACTTGGCGTTGATCGCCGCGTCGGTCAGAACCCTGGTCGTCTCCTGGAAGGACGCCGCCGACAGCCACGACTCGGTGGCCAGCGACGCCTTGGTGATACCCATCAGCTGCGGACGGCCGGAGGCCGGGTGGCCGCCTTCCGTGACCACACGACGGTTCTCGGTCTCGAACTTCGAGCGCTCCACCAGCTCGCCCGGCAGCAGCTCCGCGTCGCCGGACTCGATGATCGTCACCCGGCGCAGCATCTGCCGGATGATGATCTCGATGTGCTTGTCGTGGATCGACACACCCTGCGAGTTGTAGACCTTCTGGACCTCGCCGACCAGGTGGACCTGGACCGCGCGCTGACCGAGGATCCGCAGCACGTCGTGCGGGTTGGTGGCACCGACGGTGAGCTTCTGGCCCACCTGGACCGCGTCGCCCTCGCCGACCAGCAGACGGGCGCGCTTGGAGATCGGGAACGCCG encodes the following:
- the fusA gene encoding elongation factor G, which translates into the protein MATTSLDLAKVRNIGIMAHIDAGKTTTTERILFYTGVSYKIGEVHDGAATMDWMEQEQERGITITSAATTCHWPLDDVDHTINIIDTPGHVDFTVEVERSLRVLDGAVTVFDGVAGVEPQSETVWRQADRYGVPRICFVNKLDRTGAEFHRCVDMIKDRLGAVPIVMQLPIGAEADFKGVVDLVTMKAFVWSAEAAKGEMYDVVDIPDTHTEAAEEWRATLLETVSENDDELMELYLEGTEPSVEQLYAAIRRITIASGKAGGTTVTPVFCGTAFKNKGVQPLLDAVVRYLPTPLDVEAIEGHDVKDPELVVKRKPSVDEPLAALAFKIMRDPHLGKLTFIRVYSGLLESGTAVLNSVKGRKERIGKIYRMHANKREEIESAGAGDIVAVMGLKQTTTGETLCDDKNQVILESMDFPAPVIEVAIEPKSKGDQEKLGVAIQSLAEEDPSFQVHSNEETGQTVIGGMGELHLEVLVDRMRREFKVEANVGKPQVAYRETIRKTVERVDYTHKKQTGGTGQFAKVQIMIEPIEGGDTSYEFVNKVTGGRIPKEYIPSVDAGAQEAMQFGILAGYEMTGVRITLLDGGYHEVDSSELAFKIAGSQAFKEGARRASPVLLEPMMSVEVTTPEDYMGDVIGDINSRRGQIQAMEDRSNAKVVKGLVPLSEMFGYVGDLRSKTSGRASYSMQFDSYAEVPRNVAEEIIAKAKGE
- the rpsL gene encoding 30S ribosomal protein S12 is translated as MPTIQQLVRKGRQDKVEKNKTPALEGSPQRRGVCTRVFTTTPKKPNSALRKVARVRLTSGIEVTAYIPGEGHNLQEHSIVLVRGGRVKDLPGVRYKIIRGSLDTQGVKNRKQARSRYGAKKEK
- the rpsG gene encoding 30S ribosomal protein S7, which codes for MPRKGPAPKRPVIIDPVYGSPLVTSLINKLLLNGKRSTAERIVYGAMEGLREKTGNDPVITLKRALENVKPTLEVKSRRVGGATYQVPIEVKPGRAATLALRWVVGYSRARREKTMTERLMNELLDASNGLGASVKKREDTHKMAESNKAFAHYRW